The genomic window GTAAtggtatatataataaaaatttctAAAAATTTAAAGATAAGGATAGACCTAGGTTACCAAATGGTAGACCTTTAACAAAACCATAAGAACCCAACAGATGCAATGAATCATCTGGGATACAATTTACCTTTACATTAAATTTGCCTTTAACATATTGTgttgatatatttaaattagTATCAGGTATTCTATAAGCTATTGCACAATTAAATGGTGAATATTTTCCATTAATTCCATCAATAGATGTTTCTAATTGTTCTTGTAAGACTTCGATTTGTTTTTGTTGATTATCtattatttgtaatatactttgataatttttatttttttcaatttcattgtatatgtttttttttttattttttgttatatcATTTGAAAATGTTCGTAAATATTCTATATTTGtatcaataatatttttatatttataaagaGGTAATTCATATGAGAAATTTAATAggtaattattattttccatAAAACTATTATAcaatgtaaatatataatttaatgGACATAATTTTGTTAATTGTTCTTCATAAATTTGTacaattttattaatattatttgaatatgaaatataatcattcatatgttttttatttgctataatttcttttatatcattaatagctttaacttttaaaaattgtattttaaaaactaaaatgttatataaattttcttgaattatattcataatttcattaaaacaatttatattatttatcatatatgttttttttattttttcattattcaTTTGTTCTATATCTGTAATAAAAGTATATGTATggaaatttttttcaacaTTTTGAAgtattttttcaaaaaaatatttaaaattttcttttttatctatactattcatataagaacaaaatatttgattgagtgaaataataaatttatcttttacattttctaaatgttttttatatttgttttcatttttaagAATGTCTCTAGAATTTgtatcaatattattaatgtTTAGATgaattttgtttttttttacattattattaagatcatcttttttaattaattggttttgtttattttgttttaatgaatcatccatattattattattattattattttggTTGTTGCTATTTTTGTTGTTTTCCTTctttttgtattttttctCTTCTTTTAATACGTTAGTTAACTTATTCGTCTTTTCCCCCTTTTgtaattcttttttttttttttcatccacatttttattgtctttaagaattattatcttttcttttgatgtttgttctttatttttatctatttcacctttttctttattttcatgattattattatcatttatatgaGGTTTAGCGTTCTTATcatctttttcatttttttcatttttacCCTTCTTTTTGAAGAAGGAAAATATGGAGCATGGTTTATATTTGTTGAGTTTATATTTTACGTTTCTCTTTTTCTTCcaattattaataaaaaaatgatcGTTTTGTTTAGACCCACCTTTTATAATACCATgattctttttttttggaatattataataaatatacttCTTTCcattttgttcttttaaAATTCTTGAATAGTTCGATGTATTACATTCTTTCAAATAATGCAACAAACataaatttaatatgtacaaaaacaaaaagtTAATAGCgatttttcttatataatatatcatgatatatatacatttgTGTATATACGtgtataattatattatatatatatatatattaataatattatatataattgttaaatataaatatatatatgtatatcatttgtgtacataaaatatatatatatatatatatatgtttaaaataataaaatcagaaaaaatatatatttcttcccttaaatttctttcttattttattttttaatatttattgtatGGCATTATGAAAATTCCCAGTTTTTATATTGAAAATGTTaagatttatataaattatgtaaagagataatatttaaataattttagggagaaaaaaaaaatataaatataaataaataaatataaatatatatatatatatatatttatatttatatttatcgTGTTATATgagaataatatatatttttaaaaatgcAAAAAAGAAAATCTGAAATGTATTCAAGAGATTATATAAGGCCTTCCCtttattttacatattataatatatatatatatatatatatatatatatattatatatttatgtagTTTTCtctattttattatatatacatataatatatatatatatatatatatttttttttatgtattattttgtGTTTATTGACTcttaataaattattttttgttcttgttaaaaaaaaaaaaattatgttcatataaatattttatttttactatgtataattttaaaatatttatgtactaattattttttattcttattaaaaaatatatatatatattgttttaattaatttttttcaaatttaataatatatataaatattaaaattttaaatatttatattatataaaagaaaattatactatacaaaaatattccacttttaaattatataatatatatatatatatatatatatatatatatataatttataaatattggTATTAAGTATACACAATTTATGTACTCATCTTTTAATTACAAccttttatttatacaaaaaaaaaaaaaaaataagctcctttaaataaataaatataaaaaatatgttcTTTTCAATGTTTATTAAATTCATTTTACCTGTATCTTTTATGTGCTACAATTTTGGAA from Plasmodium gaboni strain SY75 chromosome Unknown, whole genome shotgun sequence includes these protein-coding regions:
- a CDS encoding putative peripheral plastid protein 1 encodes the protein MIYYIRKIAINFLFLYILNLCLLHYLKECNTSNYSRILKEQNGKKYIYYNIPKKKNHGIIKGGSKQNDHFFINNWKKKRNVKYKLNKYKPCSIFSFFKKKGKNEKNEKDDKNAKPHINDNNNHENKEKGEIDKNKEQTSKEKIIILKDNKNVDEKKKKELQKGEKTNKLTNVLKEEKKYKKKENNKNSNNQNNNNNNNMDDSLKQNKQNQLIKKDDLNNNVKKNKIHLNINNIDTNSRDILKNENKYKKHLENVKDKFIISLNQIFCSYMNSIDKKENFKYFFEKILQNVEKNFHTYTFITDIEQMNNEKIKKTYMINNINCFNEIMNIIQENLYNILVFKIQFLKVKAINDIKEIIANKKHMNDYISYSNNINKIVQIYEEQLTKLCPLNYIFTLYNSFMENNNYLLNFSYELPLYKYKNIIDTNIEYLRTFSNDITKNKKKNIYNEIEKNKNYQSILQIIDNQQKQIEVLQEQLETSIDGINGKYSPFNCAIAYRIPDTNLNISTQYVKGKFNVKVNCIPDDSLHLLGSYGFVKGLPFGNLGLSLSLNF